Proteins encoded within one genomic window of Anopheles gambiae chromosome 3, idAnoGambNW_F1_1, whole genome shotgun sequence:
- the LOC133393436 gene encoding mitotic apparatus protein p62-like, whose product MCRAVEGALLLVVAAILLVECSGLHMYPEIFDPAKFLQRPLPLKSTVESRAAPEPEYYSGGGFKDGEVGFVRSNSESGKGGYRHKENFHRKDGNKYGHERQTGFGESKRTGDELAKEQGRLTVDTHHYRPEPTYEVFEEQSDVENPDKHKKYGLAGGKDKKKPTEMKPTKSSRQTVAAGPKAKGRSNAKKNHTGYESIVYHENERDSSEHGYGKKKAVGQLPQPEEKSPAKQIAHDDGFDEGEGGSDAGRDSDFNDNYDALRFDSDFERSFGSEEVDEDGVEEENGGRQAGKKGEDDYDEGDEGDDDDDGASQDKYRGDDYDDEDEESDGSEKGEDDRQYEYTSEADGDAQDY is encoded by the exons ATGTGTCGTGCTGTGGAAGGCGCGTTGTTGCTAGTGGTTGCTGCAATCCTGCTGGTAGAATGTTCCGGCTTGCACATGTACCCGGAAATATTCGATCCGGCCAAGTTTCTGCAGCGTCCGTTGCCGCTGAAAAGTACCGTTGAGAGTCGAGCCgctccggagccggagtaCTACTCGGGCGGCGGGTTTAAGGACGGTGAGGTTGGCTTTGTGCGTTCGAACAGCGAGTCGGGCAAGGGTGGCTACCGGCACAAGGAGAACTTTCACCGCAAGGATGGGAACAAGTATGGGCACGAGCGGCAGACGGGATTTGGCGAGTCGAAGCGTACCGGAGACGAGCTGGCGAAAGAGCAGGGCAGGCTAACGGTGGACACGCACCACTACCGCCCCGAACCGACGTACGAAGTGTTCGAGGAGCAAAG TGATGTGGAAAACCCGGACAAACACAAAAAGTACGGTCTCGCTGGTGGCAAGGACAAGAAAAAGCCCACCGAGATGAAGCCGACCAAATCGTCGCGGCAAACGGTCGCTGCCGGCCCGAAGGCAAAGGGACGCTCCAATGCGAAGAAAAACCACACCGGCTACGAATCGATCGTGTACCATGAGAACGAGCGGGACAGCAGCGAGCATGGGTACGGCAAGAAGAAGGCGGTCGGGCAGCTTCCACAGCCCGAGGAGAAGAGTCCGGCCAAACAGATTGCCCACGACGATGGGTTCGATGAGGGTGAGGGTGGATCGGACGCTGGTCGGGATTCGGATTTCAACGATAACTATGACGCGTTGCGGTTCGATAGTGACTTTGAGCGGTCTTTTGGTAGTGAGGAGGTCGACGAGGACGGAGTGGAGGAGGAGAATGGTGGTCGGCAGGCTGGGAAGAAGGGGGAAGACGACTACGATGAGGGAGACGAGGgagatgatgacgacgatggaGCCAGCCAGGACAAGTACCGGGGAGATGATTACGATGACGAGGACGAAGAATCGGACGGTTCGGAAAAGGGAGAGGACGATCGGCAGTACGAGTACACCAGCGAGGCGGATGGTGATGCGCAAGATTACTGA